ATTTCTTATGACAGGTTCTTTTTATATCAATGTATTTTTCCAAGTCATTTTCATCTGCATCTTGTAAGGAAAATCCTTTAACAATTAAGTCCTCTGATAATACCATATGCCCTCCTGATTGCCAGCGGCCATCTACCTGTTAACAGACCCATGGTTCATGACTTATGACTCATGTGGAAGGTGATGGCGGGTGCGTTATTTTGAAATCATATATTTGTATTATCATAATAGCTTGGGCAAATAATTATTACCATGTTTTTATTTTGTGCTATATAATGTTTTATCTTGTAATATATGCCGTCCTAACGATAGGAATCCTGTCCGTTTCATAAATTAAAATTCGGCCAAGAATGACAGGTACTTTTTCGGTTTTTAAGCATAACATAAGACAAATTGTTTTATTGAAAGGCAGTAAAATTATGGCTACTTGTCCTCGAGGACTGTTTCCTTATACCATTCGACGCGGCGATACACTATGGATGATCGCACAACGTTATTATACTTCCGTTGCTGCAATTAGAGCGGCAAATCCAGGCTTAAATCCACAGAATTTAACAGTGGGGCAGACCATTTGTGTTCCGGCAAGAAGAGCTCCCCGTCCTCCATTTCCAACTCCACCCTCCGGCGGCGGACCAAGCCGTTGTCCCGTAGGTCTTCGAACCTACACCATTCAGAGAAATGATACTTTATGGCAAATTTCCCAGAGATTCTGTACCACCGTGGATACCATTATGGCCGTGAATCGAGGCTTAACCCCTGGTAATCTGAGAGTCGGTCAGACGATCTTAATACCAGCCGGATACAGCCTGCCCAATCTACCTTCCTGGTTCCGTTCCCAGGATGTTCAGGATTACCAGAGTATCTCTCCGAGGGAAATGGCCGACAGCAGTGATATGACCTATCCGGGAGATACCTATTACTATAATGCTGATTCGGACGATACACAATAGCTGCCTTTTGGTGAACTATATTCCCAGGCGGCGGAATAATGATTTTCTGTAATTGATTGTATTACTGCCGATTATGCAGCCGGCACTCAGGTCTGCGCAATCCACAGATGAAACCGCCCTCTTTTTTCCCCTTGGTAAACAAGAGGGCGCAAAGTTTAAATAAATTCCTTCGTTTTTGCAGATAAGTGACTGGTAAAGAACTACCCTACAAATTTAACTCCAACTTTCAATTAAGGTTTGAGAGTTGGAGAATTAAGTTTTATCTGGTCAGCATCCTATGGGATGCTCTATCCACGTTCGGACAGCTTTCATCGTTTGTTTTCCACAATCTCAAGTAGTTCTCAACCAATTTATCTAGTTTCTTTAAATGGAACCTTCGAGTCGATCCAGTAGGATCATTAGGAAGTATTTCCGGGTATTACCCTTCTTGCTATCTCTTTTCCAATTCCTGTTTGACATCAGACTTATTTTATCCGATTTCAGAGGCTTTCAGAAGGGCGGCGACAACTAGATTTGAACTAGTAAGCGCCTAAAAAACGTAGGAAAAAGGAGGGTTTGGCGTGCCGGGATGGGTTTGCGCAAGCGGGGGGCAAACAAAAAAATTTTCTTTCTTATATAAAGCAACTATAAAATATTTAACTAGAATAGCAATAACCAAATTTTATATATTTCTACTATCCCATTATTGATTTTACTTATAGTATATTTCCTCACTTAGCGAGTTGATATAAATTGGGGGACGTATCGAAGTGGTCATAACGACCTGACTCAAAATAGGCGAGGGCAAATCCATGACTGAAATCCAAATAATCCTGTGTTCACAGGGTTTCCGAACCGCAAAACCAGGAATCCACGGCTCTATTCTAACACGCTCCTACCGCTTGTGCCACCCTGAAAAACAGGATAAAATTGAATATGGAGAGGTCCCTAAGTGGTCGAAGGGTCCGCACTCGAAATGGACTGTCCAGAATGGTAGATAGTACCGCAAAAGCCCTGTAATCATGCGGTTTTCCACAGGTTCAAATTGAATAATTTCTTAATATCTCTCTCCTACATCTCTCCAAAATCCACGGATAGAGGAGTTGCATGTGAGTAGATATACATTGGGAAGCGTATCGAAGTAGTCATAACGAGCTTGACTCGAAATCAAGTTGTCCGCAAGGGCATGTGGGTTCGAATCCCACCACTTCCGCAAGTTATAAGCTACATCTTTGTTGGTAATAAGCCAATGAGAATGTAGCTTTTTTTCATATCTAAAATGGTAATTGAAGTTTGCAGTACCCAAGTGGGTGCTGCATTTTTGCGTTAAGGAGGTTTTAAAATGAGTAAGCAAATTACTACTATCCCGGCAAGACAAAATCAAGTTGATAAAAAATTAAAGGTTGCTGCCTATTGCCGTGTCAGCACAGAGCATGAAGAACAAAAACAAAGTTTAAAATCACAAATAACTTACTATACGCAAAAGATCTGCTATAACCCGGATTGGGATTTTGCTGGTGTCTACGCCGAACTGGAATCTGGCACAAAAGTAGATAACAGAGATGAAATTCAGCGATTAATGAATGATTGCAGAAATGGAAAAGTAGATTTGATTTTAATGAAATCCCTTAGCCGTTTTAGGCGCAATACATTGGATGTCCTGCTTATGCTTGATGAATTATCTAAATTAAATGTAGTTGTCTACTTTGAAACAGAGGACATTTGTTCTAATGATGCTCGGATAAAAAAATATATTACTATGGCAACAGCGGCTTATCAGGAAGAAAGCAGACAAAAAAGTGAAGCTATCAAATGGGGTATCCGTCAGAGTAGTCACTATGGACATATAAAGCTGAATCACTCACAGTTTCTTGGCTACGGCAGAGATGACGATGGAAACCTTGTAATTATTGAAGAAGAAGCTAAAATTGTACGGCTTATTTATGATTTGTTTCTGCAAGGTTATGGCTGTCGCAAGATCAAGAAATATCTTGAAGATCACGCTATAAAAACTGTCACTGGTAAAGAGCAATGGAGCACATCAACCATTGATCGAATCTTATCCAATGATAAATATATTGGTCGTAATATTACTCCTAAAACCCATACTCCTGGTTTTCTTACAGGCAAACAAGAAGAAAACCGTGGACAGATTGATGTGATTATAATCGAAAATTCTCACCAAGCGATCATTAGTCAAGAGATGTTTGATGCTGTACATAATTTAAAAGGAAACATTAAGAGCAAAGAGGTAAATATAAAAGGAATCGGTTTCTAAAGCAGAATTTCTGCTATTTTTCAATCGGTTTCACCATAATACTGTGAATATTTCCATATTTTGCATGAATGTAATTGCTTTATTCGCCGTTGCGATGTATAATATATACAATATTTATTTGGCAAAGGATATTTTTAATGGACTATATGACAGCGAAAGAAGCAGCGGAAAAATGGGCAATCACTCCACGCCGGGTTCAGGTGCTTTGCGCACAGGGAAAAATATCGGGCGCTATTCGGTTTGGGGTTACTTGGGCAATACCTAAGAATGCTATAAAACCCAAGGATGGTCGATATAAAAAGTGACTTGAAAGAAAATATAGAAAGTAGGATTAATGAAATGTTTGATTTCACGGAAGCCAAAATAGAAAAACTGATTATTCACCAAGTGGGAAATAAGTTAAAAGATGAACCTTTGGTTCTGTCAGATATATTTGCAGATATTACAGATAGCTCTTTAACTAATTTAGTCGAGAGATATTTTTTTCAAAGATTTAAAGACAATGGGCAATATTCTTTTGGACACGAAACCAATTTAGCATTTAATGAATTATATCAGTACTCAAAAAATATTTTTCATGACCCTAATGAATTGAAAAAAAATTCAGAGAATATAGCAACGCATTTGTACAAGGTTTCGACACATCCCAACATAAAAAGCGGAGAATTATATATTGCTTACATTAGTAACGCAATACTAAACAATCAGCATTATGATGCAATAGGGATATTTAAATCGGAAACTAAGGAACCATTTTTGAAAATTAATAATAAAGAAAAAAACATAACTTTGAGTTGGGATACAGGGGTAGATACTCGCAAACTAGATAAAGGCTGTATAGTTTTTAATAATTGCGAGGATTTGGGATATAGCATTTTAATTGTTGATTCTGGAAATCAAATAGATACTAAATATTGGGTACAAGACTTTTTGGGGATAGAAAAAAATGATAGCTCTTTTCAAAAAACAAAGATAGTAGTTGATGCCTGTAAGCAATATATAAAAAAAGATTATCAAGGGGCTACAACAGAAAAAGTTGCCGCCTTGAATAGTGTTCTAAATTATATTGATTCTAATGAAAGTCTTCAACTAGATGAATTTAGTGATAGAGTAACCGATACAATACAAGAGGCTGAACAACTTAGAGAGTATATCCAGTCTTTTGCTGAAAAGAAAAACTTTCATGATATTCAAAACTTTGAAGTGGATCAATCAGCAGTAAAAACAATCAAAAAAACAATTAAAAATATAATTAAACTGGACTCTGCATTCGAAATAAAAGTTAAAGCATTTAGCGAACTGGATAAAAAGCATTTGGAAAAAGGTTACGATGAAGATAAAAAGATGCACTATTACAAACTTTATTTTAATGAAGAACAATAGAAAGGGGAAGCATTATGTCTGGTGAAAAATCTAAATCTTCAGGTGAATATGGAGAGAAAATAGCCAATGAATTATTAAAGTTAATTGGTTGGGAAAATGCACTTTCAGGCAAAGACATTCCTTGTGTAAGAAAAGACCATTTAGGTGCAAGTGGAAGCAGTAGGAATAACCATGGTGTGGACTATATCATAAAGTATTCTTGTCCATTAGTAAGTAAAACAGAAAGTAATATACTGGTTTCTGTTAAACATCGAAAAAATTACCCATCCGCACAAAAAAGCAAAATATCCGACTTCAAGGAGTTTTTAAAAGATATTGCAGAGGCCACTGAATGTTATCCCTCGCATGAATTGTTTAAAGATAATATAATTGGAACTAAAACTAAGAATGTTTGCAATGTAATTATGTGGTTCAGCGCTTTACAGGATGAACTGTGTGATGGAGTGATCGATGATATATTTGATTTTAGAAATAGCGATGCAGTTAATTATGGAACTGTCTATTTGTTAGATAATAAAAAAGCAACGTTTTTATACAGTAGTATACAGTACGCTCGAAAAAAGGATAATAAATTCTTCTATTTTTACCCTGATACAGGATTAAATATGGATACCGTATTTAGAACACACCAAGGTAATGTTCTACCTGTTCAATACATAAACTCACCGATACAGTTATTTAAAATTATAACAGATACAGGAGAGAGTCTTATTATTACAGTAGAAGATGAATTTAATATAGATTATTTTGAAAGATTACTACAATTTGCACGATTATTAACGGTAGGCTGGGCTACAAAAATTTTTATGGTTTTTCCAAACTATAATGACTACTCCAATTCTGAAAGTGTCAAAAAAAGCTTAAGTAGATTAGCTGACAGAAATTTTGCACAAAAAATTATAGTGGAGAGTCTTGATTACTCTGATTTTAGAAATTTAGGAGGTATCTGATATGCATGAAGACCAAATTTTGAGATGTTCTGAGATCTCTGTTGCGCAGATGTTACCGTTTGGATTTGCATTGAGACCTTTGCTAAATGACTCATGTTTAACAGATGGCGATTTGAATAATGTGTTGAAATCAAGAGGAGTTTTTTTAGGGAATACAGATAAAAAGAGTACCATACCTTTAATAGTAACAATGGTTCTAAGTCCCAAAGAATTTGAAACGTTGCAAGAAAGGCAAGAAACTAAAGAAAGTAATCCTAAACATCGCAACAGTACTATTAAAAGTAAAACCACTAATCCTTTAATCAAGGCTATTGCCGATTTTGAAATTCCTGTGGATAAAGTAGAAAAGACGAATGACATAGAACTACTTACACCTATGAATTTCGCAACGCTGAGCGAAAATCATTTGCAGTTAGAATATATCATTTCTCGCAAAGATTTAACAAAAGATTGGGTACGACCCGAAAGCCGACATTCTGGAAAGGTAAACATAAAAAAAGATGTTTCAAGTAATGTAGTTGAAATATGTAATGAATACACGTCAAAAGAAACTGATGATATCAATAAGCAAGTTATAAAAGAACTTCTTTCATTTTTAAAAGAAAATCAAGAAGTTGATGATAAAATGGAAACAGTGTCAGCTTCTGATTTTACTAATAGAGAGAGATTTAATTTCATGCTGCAGTTGGCAGCAGATAGTGATGACGGCTCCATGAAATTTGTTGAAATAAAAGATATTGAGTTGGGTCCGGATCCGGAGAATCCACCTAAAAATCCCAACAGCATCATCCAACAAAACGTTAAAAAAGTTATAATTAATGGGAATGCGCTAGAGCGTAATTCATTATTGACAAATGATACTGATAAAGATCACTTGATCTTTCGTAGTGTAGAAGCGAAATACGAGTTTAATTTTAAGGGAATAAAAGGCTCCTGTTTAATGCAATATGGATTTATGCATTTTTTTAGAAACCAGAACACTTCTCAAGAATTTCAAGTTGCATTACTGTATTTAAAGTCAAGATCAGCAAATAAAGCAAGTTTAAATAATTTTGTACTAGAGCAGTTTGAACGAATGAAAAAGAAAGCTCTTCAAAAAACACAAAAGGATTCTTAATCATTAATACAATTTTGCCCTGCATCTATTTTGACCTAATGACACATCGAGAAAGCCTGAAATCATTCGGTTTACAGGCTTTCTCATTTTTTATGCCTGCTTCCTTTTCTTGTTTTTTGTCTTGCATCTCTCCTAATTTGATGGAGAGATGCAGTTACTCGGTGGACTCTGAAAATCCCAGCACAGCCATGAGTGCAGATGCACTGGATAGCTTAGAATTGTAGTCCAAGTGTGCGTAAATATTTGCTGTGGTACTAAAATCCGAATGCCCCAGCCATTCCTGAATTTGCTTCATTGGTACATTATTTGCTAATAGCAGTGATGCACACGAATGTCTGAGATCGTGAAACCGTATCTTTCTCAGCTCATGCTTTTTCAAAAAGCTTGGGAATGTATGCGTAATATAGTTCGGTTCAATCAGGCGCCCCAGTTCATCCACATACAAATAATCCAAGTAATCCTTGCAGTAGGAGTTTCCGCAGAGCCTGCGGTATTCCTCCTGCTTTTTCTTTAGCTGAAGCAAATAATCACGAAATACAGGCACCAAGGGCAGTGTACGCATACTGGATTTGGTTTTTGCTCTGTCCTTGGCCTCCACCATCTTTTTTCCTTCCAGTTTATAGCTGTTGACCGTGTGGCGGATGCTGATGGTATTCTGTCGAAAGTCGATGGCAGTCCACCATAATCCTACAATCTCTGCTCGGCGCAAACCATAAAATGCGCCAAACAGGATAGGCATCTCCAGACATGTCCCTTTGGAGAACTCAAACAGCTGGTTAATTTCTTCGCTGTGGTAAAAGCTACCTACGAACTTCTGTGCCTTGGGGCGGGTGACTTTTTCTGCCGGATTGCTTACGATAATATCCATCCGTACAGCATCTTTCAGCGCCTTATGAATGTTTGCGTGATAACGCTGGAGCGTTTTTGCCGAAACCTTCTGCAATTCATGATTGTAAAACCGCTGAATATCACTGGCTTTCAGGTCTTTTAGCGCAATACCAAGCGGTTCAAAATATGGAACAATCACATTCTTCACTGCTCTGGTATAGCCCGCAAAGGTGATATTCTCAATATTAGGTTTCATTGATTGCAGCCACTCCAGCATATAATCCGAAAACATCTGCTCTGCATCTCCTGTCAGCTGCTTGGGAGGAACGAAGGCTTTTCGTATCTCTGCAAGCTTTAGCTCTGCTTTTTTCTAATTTCCTTTGACGGATAACTCCGTTGATACCCACTTTGTCGTAAGTGGTAAACCACTCGTCCTATATTAAATTAATGCCGCCTATTTGGGTGGCTGCTAAATTTTACTTTTTCAGTTTTTTACAGCATTCCGGGATTTTAACTGACCATGGTACTAGATCTCCGATATAATCCTTCGGTTCATCATCAAGATGAATTAACATTTGTTCCAACAGATACCTGAAGTATTCGTATGGTTTTAATCCGTTTGCCTTGGCTGTCTCGGCTATGCTGTATAAAACACCGCTTGCATGTGCACCATTGACTGAATCAACGATGTGCCAGTTATGCTTTCCGACGCAAAAAGCTTTGATACTTCTTTCGGCGTCATTATTATCCAGTGGGATCATTTCATCTTCAAGAAACGTACGAAGATATCGCTCCTGGTTTAGCGAATAGGTAATTGCACCATAGGTCTTGGAACCCTTATCGATATCTGGTCTTGCCTGAAGTCTTTTCAGCCATTCGAAATAGGCGTCAACCAGAGGCTTTACGGATTTCTTACGGTTATCCAGCCGTTCCTCGGCAGAAGCCTCCTTATACATGTTATCGATATGATAGATGGCAGAAATTCTCCGGTTGGCTTCATCTGCAATCAGTCCATTGGCTGTACCTTTTCCAATGGATTTAATAAGTTCGGTCCAGCGCCTTTTGGCATGTGCCCAGCATCCTGCAACTTTTAGCTCATCCGGCCTTTCATTGGCAAGTGTATGATACACCTGATACCCATCTGTCATAAGAATTCCGCTATACCCTTCCAGAAATCTTCTTGGATTATCAGCCTTTCTGGTTGGCTGGTATTCATACAGAAAGATTGGTGGTGAGCCATACCGTGTGGAAGTGTGATACACCCACATGTAGTTCTTTGAATTCGGGCTGCGTCCGTCGTCAACGACCTTAAATGGGGTTTCATCGCAATGGATCAGTCTACTCTCAAGTATCCTGCGATGCATCTCTCGGTATACCGGACCAAGATATCTTTCGCTTAGTCGGATCATCCATCCGGCCATGACCTGTCTCGAGATTCTCACGTCATTACGTAAGAATTCTTCAGACAGTCTGTTAATCGGAACTGCATTGACATACTTGGCATTAAAAATGGAGGCAGCTAAGGCTGGTGTCAGGATACTGTTCTTTAACAGACGTTCAGGCCTGTCGGCACGAATAATACCAGTATCATTCTTTCCTGCATAAATAGCTACATGATGTTCGTGCACAAGAAATTTCGCCGGAATGTATTCCAGATCCTTGTATACTTCATTTGGCAGACGATGATAGCCGAAAGGAAAAAGCGCTTCCAGTCTTTCGTCAGAAAGAGTGTGCTCTTCAACTACAGTATCGATATCTTTTAGATCAGTTTCCCGCTTACCTTTTGATTTACGCTGCTTGATGATCATGACTGTTTCGATATCCGGTTCTTTCGGAATTCCATCTTCAACAGTTTTCTCTGCTTCATTGAGGACACAGGAATTATCCAGGTCAAAAGACAGCTGTCCATTGATCTGGGAGGTCTGCTCCGTTTTACGTCCAAATCTCTGCTGTGTTAGCACAGCAAGATTTTCCTGAAGGCCCGAAATCTTTTTCATGAGTTGGTCATTCTGAGATTGTATTCTTTCATTCTGTTCTCTGATTACAGTGAAAGATTCATTCAGCTGCATATACATCGAAATGAGAAGATCTTTTGGAAGTTTATTCAGTTCGTCCGGTGTGATCGTTGATTTATTCATAAGACGATTATATCACCCGAAAAGCCAGTCGCATAGTGTATTAGAAGGAATTTTGGAATTTGTGGATAACGGTATTCTGCTTTTAATGTACAAAGATGAATAATACACATTCAAACTAAAAAACGATTGGGTTGACCTTTTTGATAACTTTTTTCTGATCAACAGAAAGTCCATCCATAAGCCAGCGATATTGTTGGGAAGTGATTTCTCTTGCGTCAGACTCATTACGTGGCCAGATGAAGCTGCCATTTACTAATCTTTTATACAGAAGGACAAAACCGTCCTGTTCATAAATTAGCGCTTTGATCCGATCTGTTCGCTTTCCACAGAAGAGAAATATATTTCCTGTGTCAGTAGGATCCAGCTGGAATTCATTTCTTACAATGGCAACAAGACCATCAATACCACGCCGTAGATCTGTGTATCCACATGCGATGTAAACATGGCGAAATCCGACTGCATCATTTAACATTGGCAACCACCCCTAAGACCATAGTCAATAATTCTTTCGAAGTATCACTATTGACAGAGATGAAAGCGCCATTCATCTGTATGGTCAGGCTTTTTGAGGAAATGTTGTTTGTATTATATGTATGATCTAAAGAGACCGGCGCTTCTGGTTCTTCAAGTTCAACAAACTTCGTACCAACAGACTGGAGTGCTGCTTCTTTGACACGTCGCAGCCAGTAATAATAAGAATTGCGTGACAGCTGATGCTGCTCGCAGTAGTCATCAACCTTTAATCCGCTCTGAGCTCTGTCCTGAAAAATATCAATCCATTGCTGGATTCGGATCTTGGTCGTCGCCACCCGCGTATCCATATGAGAAACCTCCTTTGAGATTATTTTAGAAACTGTGAAAAGTTGAAAACCAACTTTTCACACCTGCCAACATTATCTCAAACTTTTGGTAACATTTGTAGGCACGAGTGGTTTACCATTTACACTTTGTCTTTCGTTTTCCATGCTCATCCTTAAAACTTAGCACGGCATGGAAGTATCCGTTTTTTTCTTGAAGGTGTCCCGATAGCATAACTCTGCTCCTTTCCTGTCAGGAGCTCACCTACTGCTGATGGGTAAAGTATAGCATCAGAGTAAGTGAGCGTCCAGGCATTTCATCACTTTAAAGTATGAACATTTTATTAGACAATACCGAATCAAGTCAGCAGACGCGCCTTGGCGATGTGGTATTCCCGTCCAACCTTAATGCAGCCGATCTCACCGTCTTTGAGCAGCTTGTAGGCAGTTTTTTTGCTTACTGCCAGTAACCTGCATAAATTGTCCATGTTTAGTACATCAGGGTACTCCTGACGCATTACACGGTAAGCCTCTTTCTGTGTCAATGACATAATTCCTAACCTCCGTTAATTGGCGGTTAATACAATTCCCATTCGTTTTCCTCATCATAATTTTTCGCCTCCATTGTATTACCAGATTGTTGTTGCATTTCATATTGTTTATCCAATTGCTTTTGCTGCTGCCAGTGAATAAATTCTTCAATCAGACCGGCTATGGAACGGTGCAGGATGGCAGCCTGCGCCTGCTCTCCTGCAATGCGTTCCTGTATTGCTTTCGTCTGTGCAGCAATCAACTCCTCATATTTTCGCTCTGCCAGCATTTGCTCTATCTGGAGTTTGGTTTTGCCCTTAAAATCCTCGGGGCAGAGGTTGGTAAGAAATGTTTTCTCATAAATTTGCGGGTCATTTGGATGATTGCTGGCGCCCAGTGCTGCCAATACCTCGGACACCAGAGGAAAGTCGTGCCAAGCCGTATCAATCACAAAGTCATTAAATCCGATGCTTTGCAAAATATTTTCGCTGGTAAAATCACCATAGGACATCAGCTTCCAGTTAGAGCATTTGCGTTCCTCCTCAAGTCCATAGGTGCCGGCCTGTACCGTGAACAAAAGGCTTTTCTTTCTTCCGATGTCACAGTCAATACCGCATTCCGACAGCAGCAGTTTGAAGTCAGCTGTGTTGCTGCTGACCTGTACGCAGCGGGCAACATCCTCTGCAAGCTGTTGTTTCCAGCTAAGCTTGGCTTTGTATTCCCCATAGAAACGATGTCCTTTATGGGGCTTTTCATAGACATTTAAGCCATATTCCCGGCATAGGTCATCGGATCTGCCTCGCATCTGTTTTAGATCCTCCGGCGAGGCTTGCCACTTTCGGCCATCTACATGACTGACGGTATTCACCACATAATGAATATGCAGCTGGGGACCGTTGGTATGGACGGCAGCACAAATCTGAAGTTCTTTGAAGTGCTCATAGCGATCCATGAATTTCTGCCTGATTTCCAATGCCTGCTCCGGAGTGAGATTATCATAGCGATAAAAGCTTTGTACAAAGTGCGCATACTGACGGCCAATCCACGAAGATAGGGACGGTGTCAGTTTACTGCCGTTTACATGGATTCTCTCTTTTGAAAATTTGATTGTTTGTGACTTTATGGAGCTTGTCAGCCGTAGGCTAAGGGTCAAACGGTGCAAGCTATGCAATCGTTACTTTGTGTTAAAAAATAAACACCATGCAGAATATTGCAGCCGAAAAACAGAAAACGGTCGCACCTGCAAGCAAGCGGGGGCCGAAGCTGGTATTTAATGCAGAACTGGAAAAGCCGGAGAATTCTGCTCTCAGGGAGTATGAGCGAATCCGACGTATGAAACAGCCGCAGCTGGAGCGTGACCGTAATAAGGAAATGGCGAAAAATGAAGGCGAAGCACAGGAGAAATTTGATGCATGGTCGGAGCCTGCGATGGCGGCAAGAGAGAGGTTTGTGAATGAAGAGATTTCCGAGAGTGCATTCTTGTCGAAAATTAAAAAATGACAAGTTTTTAATTTGTAAGATACAGGATAAATGGCTAAAAAGTATATGTATTTACAAAGGCTTATCGTTTTTTCTTGTATGATGCTATAGCTTATGATATAATATAAAGTAAAAAATATATCACAGCGAGGTGGTATTGTATGGATTTGAGTGAAATAATTAAAAAAGTGCGTTTAGAACTGGGGATGTCCC
The nucleotide sequence above comes from Lacrimispora sp. BS-2. Encoded proteins:
- a CDS encoding LysM peptidoglycan-binding domain-containing protein gives rise to the protein MATCPRGLFPYTIRRGDTLWMIAQRYYTSVAAIRAANPGLNPQNLTVGQTICVPARRAPRPPFPTPPSGGGPSRCPVGLRTYTIQRNDTLWQISQRFCTTVDTIMAVNRGLTPGNLRVGQTILIPAGYSLPNLPSWFRSQDVQDYQSISPREMADSSDMTYPGDTYYYNADSDDTQ
- a CDS encoding nucleoid-associated protein produces the protein MVDIKSDLKENIESRINEMFDFTEAKIEKLIIHQVGNKLKDEPLVLSDIFADITDSSLTNLVERYFFQRFKDNGQYSFGHETNLAFNELYQYSKNIFHDPNELKKNSENIATHLYKVSTHPNIKSGELYIAYISNAILNNQHYDAIGIFKSETKEPFLKINNKEKNITLSWDTGVDTRKLDKGCIVFNNCEDLGYSILIVDSGNQIDTKYWVQDFLGIEKNDSSFQKTKIVVDACKQYIKKDYQGATTEKVAALNSVLNYIDSNESLQLDEFSDRVTDTIQEAEQLREYIQSFAEKKNFHDIQNFEVDQSAVKTIKKTIKNIIKLDSAFEIKVKAFSELDKKHLEKGYDEDKKMHYYKLYFNEEQ
- a CDS encoding recombinase family protein, which codes for MSKQITTIPARQNQVDKKLKVAAYCRVSTEHEEQKQSLKSQITYYTQKICYNPDWDFAGVYAELESGTKVDNRDEIQRLMNDCRNGKVDLILMKSLSRFRRNTLDVLLMLDELSKLNVVVYFETEDICSNDARIKKYITMATAAYQEESRQKSEAIKWGIRQSSHYGHIKLNHSQFLGYGRDDDGNLVIIEEEAKIVRLIYDLFLQGYGCRKIKKYLEDHAIKTVTGKEQWSTSTIDRILSNDKYIGRNITPKTHTPGFLTGKQEENRGQIDVIIIENSHQAIISQEMFDAVHNLKGNIKSKEVNIKGIGF
- a CDS encoding helix-turn-helix domain-containing protein codes for the protein MSLTQKEAYRVMRQEYPDVLNMDNLCRLLAVSKKTAYKLLKDGEIGCIKVGREYHIAKARLLT
- a CDS encoding IS66 family insertion sequence element accessory protein TnpB; the protein is MDTRVATTKIRIQQWIDIFQDRAQSGLKVDDYCEQHQLSRNSYYYWLRRVKEAALQSVGTKFVELEEPEAPVSLDHTYNTNNISSKSLTIQMNGAFISVNSDTSKELLTMVLGVVANVK
- a CDS encoding DNA-binding protein; translation: MDYMTAKEAAEKWAITPRRVQVLCAQGKISGAIRFGVTWAIPKNAIKPKDGRYKK
- a CDS encoding IS66 family transposase, with product MNKSTITPDELNKLPKDLLISMYMQLNESFTVIREQNERIQSQNDQLMKKISGLQENLAVLTQQRFGRKTEQTSQINGQLSFDLDNSCVLNEAEKTVEDGIPKEPDIETVMIIKQRKSKGKRETDLKDIDTVVEEHTLSDERLEALFPFGYHRLPNEVYKDLEYIPAKFLVHEHHVAIYAGKNDTGIIRADRPERLLKNSILTPALAASIFNAKYVNAVPINRLSEEFLRNDVRISRQVMAGWMIRLSERYLGPVYREMHRRILESRLIHCDETPFKVVDDGRSPNSKNYMWVYHTSTRYGSPPIFLYEYQPTRKADNPRRFLEGYSGILMTDGYQVYHTLANERPDELKVAGCWAHAKRRWTELIKSIGKGTANGLIADEANRRISAIYHIDNMYKEASAEERLDNRKKSVKPLVDAYFEWLKRLQARPDIDKGSKTYGAITYSLNQERYLRTFLEDEMIPLDNNDAERSIKAFCVGKHNWHIVDSVNGAHASGVLYSIAETAKANGLKPYEYFRYLLEQMLIHLDDEPKDYIGDLVPWSVKIPECCKKLKK
- a CDS encoding site-specific integrase, with amino-acid sequence MFSDYMLEWLQSMKPNIENITFAGYTRAVKNVIVPYFEPLGIALKDLKASDIQRFYNHELQKVSAKTLQRYHANIHKALKDAVRMDIIVSNPAEKVTRPKAQKFVGSFYHSEEINQLFEFSKGTCLEMPILFGAFYGLRRAEIVGLWWTAIDFRQNTISIRHTVNSYKLEGKKMVEAKDRAKTKSSMRTLPLVPVFRDYLLQLKKKQEEYRRLCGNSYCKDYLDYLYVDELGRLIEPNYITHTFPSFLKKHELRKIRFHDLRHSCASLLLANNVPMKQIQEWLGHSDFSTTANIYAHLDYNSKLSSASALMAVLGFSESTE
- the tnpB gene encoding IS66 family insertion sequence element accessory protein TnpB (TnpB, as the term is used for proteins encoded by IS66 family insertion elements, is considered an accessory protein, since TnpC, encoded by a neighboring gene, is a DDE family transposase.) — translated: MLNDAVGFRHVYIACGYTDLRRGIDGLVAIVRNEFQLDPTDTGNIFLFCGKRTDRIKALIYEQDGFVLLYKRLVNGSFIWPRNESDAREITSQQYRWLMDGLSVDQKKVIKKVNPIVF
- a CDS encoding relaxase/mobilization nuclease domain-containing protein — protein: MHSLHRLTLSLRLTSSIKSQTIKFSKERIHVNGSKLTPSLSSWIGRQYAHFVQSFYRYDNLTPEQALEIRQKFMDRYEHFKELQICAAVHTNGPQLHIHYVVNTVSHVDGRKWQASPEDLKQMRGRSDDLCREYGLNVYEKPHKGHRFYGEYKAKLSWKQQLAEDVARCVQVSSNTADFKLLLSECGIDCDIGRKKSLLFTVQAGTYGLEEERKCSNWKLMSYGDFTSENILQSIGFNDFVIDTAWHDFPLVSEVLAALGASNHPNDPQIYEKTFLTNLCPEDFKGKTKLQIEQMLAERKYEELIAAQTKAIQERIAGEQAQAAILHRSIAGLIEEFIHWQQQKQLDKQYEMQQQSGNTMEAKNYDEENEWELY
- a CDS encoding DUF6076 domain-containing protein is translated as MELVSRRLRVKRCKLCNRYFVLKNKHHAEYCSRKTENGRTCKQAGAEAGI